The Vespula pensylvanica isolate Volc-1 chromosome 14, ASM1446617v1, whole genome shotgun sequence sequence GATTGATATCACGCATTATTGCTTGAGGCTGTTTTCTTATACCGTTAGATTCACCCCAACATTCcaacattaatttataaacttCTGCTGGACAGCTACTTGGTATAGGGAGACGTTTACCACTTTCATAATACTGAAAATTTATTGGATGATTAAGTATTAATAAAGGACATATTTTTACTCTTAATTTTAAgctttaatttcttattataaaccTTTTTCACAATATTCAGGTCATGGTATGTGGGAGGTTCTGCTCCCCTTGAAAAAATTTGCCAAACTGTAGTGCTTACAGCCCATATATCTGTTTGGAAATTACATTTTGCAATTTCCggatttgaataaaattcagGTGGCAACCAATGTACACTATGCAtcatataatagaattataatatattacaaaattggCCACaaaactatattaaaaaaacaacatAAATTCGTATAGAAAACTTACTCCTTATCTGTATAAATAAAGAGACCAGGATCAGCTAATTTAACTATGAAACTATTATCCGTGTGTGCATGAACAAGAAGTTTTTTACATCTAATGTTTCCATGAATAACACCATTTTCCTCCTGCAAATGTATCTCAAAAATttagtaaagaataaaaaacaaactaagattataattaaaagaatagatGAGATATAAGTACCAAATGCCATAGTGCATTTGCTAAACATGCAGCTGCTTCAACCATATCAACTGTTTTTATAGTTTGTGGGGAAGTGCTACGTAAGTATGCATCTAATGGTCCAAGTCTTACTAATTCTAATAACATTCCAATTGCTGGTGTTACAGTTAAACCATACAATCTATGAATCAAACaaaggaatatataattactggtttcatcaaatataaaaataacttgaaataaaaatttgtatagcTACCTTACTAAAGCACCTGATCTCAATTGACCCCATTTTCCAGCTAATTCTAAAAATTCTTTAGTGGAACaccattcttcttctttgagtATTTTTATAGCAACTTCCAACTTTTTGCCTTTCGTAACACGCCACATTGCCCTATGCAATCTCGTGGCCGGTTGTTGTACATTTAAAGATTCACTACTTTTTGAGAAAACTTTATAAATTTGCAATTGATCACGAGGAACACAACGAGGTCCGCTTTCTAAAAGAGATGCAACGATTTCTTCATCGGCAGCAACTTCATTTCCCACATTTTCTGGTGCACAAATTAATAATGGTGATTTGTCTGCAAAAACACAAACAAGAATCTTAAATTCTGATGATAATCAGcataaaaatgagagagaaagtatattattaaacatacCATATTCTGAAGGTGGTAAACATTCTAAAAGATATGGTTGACTTTCAGGATCTTGAAATGAACAAATAAGATGTCCTAAcgatttatatctttctatattattttgtataacaAATTCGTTAACAGCAAGTTCTTCTATCCTTTGTGACATTAGATTTCCATCTTTGCCACAAGAgtcgaaataataaacattgtaCTCTGTCTCACTTTCACGGAGTATGTAAGATCCAGGACGATTGGCACGTTTTTCTTCAAGTTTTCCATATGCAAATTCCCTTCTGCCAGAATAATTTTactactttttccttttcttcaaaattataatatatttcaagaaaagaTATGATTTGTAAAGGTAATTCTGATAATAATGACCTTACCCAACTGGTCCATGACATTTCAGTTTATGCAACCTTTCTAAACTTGGTGTAGTAACATCTCTACACAGATTAAAAGTCCATTTAATAGCCAAACGATAATAACCATCCAAAGCAGAAACAAATGACATAAGAAGATTACTGGTTggaaattttaaatatgagGGTATCCCATTTTTTCTCGATACTTCTACAGTATTGTCttgtctataaaaaaataatatattacatcacATATAATACAGGTAatgtattttcatataaattaataatacaatataaaaatagtactattaaaacgataattaattatttttactgatgaaatatatgatttttaccttatggaaataaaacaaagatctTCTATTGCACAAAGTTGATTCCAAGCACCAGATTCCGTTTCACAATATTTTACTTCATCCACATTTACCCTAAGTACTACTTTAGATGGAGGATTTGGAATACCTTTATCCATTAAGGCTTTATATTCTTCGTATGGATAATTTGGTGCCATACATTCAAATTGTTTCAGGTACTGTTCCTTTACATAAGAAGCATCATGTCCAGAAATACGTCCAAGCGCATTATGTATAggtttctttataaaaaaagcatGACGTTTAATACATTCCTTtggaatatatttcttgtacTCTGATTCTACAATTTCTCTTGGTATACGTTTTTCCAGCATTACTCTGCAAtaagttataattaataatgcacattttatttatttataaattaatatgttcattattatataaaaatgtacacacatacacacacacacttaaagcttagatatatatatatatatacctatacatatcaCTAACACCTAATCCAATCAATTCACGTTTATGCCTTTCATAAACAATATCTGGTACTTTATTTTCCATTACATCGGAACGAGCTTGTTGAAAGTAATAATCATAAGCTCTTTCGTCTATACGTTTTAATGTCTGTAAACTGGCTGGTTTGAATCTTAAACGAAAATCAAATTTACTTTTCTccttattttctaatttgtaATTTGCAGGATACCAAAGTTTGGTAGCATGATTCCGTAATGCAAAAAGATGCCTTGCCACCGGACCTATCCCAAATATTTTGCATATCTAAAAGTTTATACATAAAGATAgtgtgaaattaatattacattattaagattgttatataaattattttttaatgaattataccTTTATACAAAGATCTTCAATTGACCATCCTACcgtatatgaaatattcagTTCTTTCTCATCTGTTACCACACTGATAATTACTAACCTATTGATGTccattatgtttattatatttacaattttattttataattatatcattttggaacaaatcatttttatatactttcatttataattattttttacacaaATTAAACCACAATAATGAGaaaagttaatatattaaaaattattttataaacttcattaaacgaaattaagTAAATCAAAATAACTTTTGATATGAATGAAGGCAttgttattttcaaagaacattattattctttataaaacaCTTAATTAAAAGCTAATGTTTATAATCAACTGTTTCCACTTTGTTTACTTTATGCACTTGACtgcacttttttttatatcgtattacatACCAGtgtattcaatatttattttttatattcatgtctatgattaatttaaatttcaagacgtaatttattaaaaatattggaaCAACTTTTGATCGAAACAGACTCCAAAATTGACATTGAtaagttttcttctttattatcataCCTATCAAGAATTGTatcaacgatattatattaaataaatgtaagcATAATTAGaatactttaaatatttattaagataatGCACACTTAGAATTTATTGGAATcgttataacaattataacaatttctctgattttatttaaattttatctctcttaggaacgaagatttatattacttataaacACAAATTCCCGTAGATATAATTTCAAGTGCTCGAAATTCTTTGAACATCATCTAGCGGTGAAactagtaaataaatatattacatgtgCCCTTAAAGATAGACTACATATCTTACACGAGTGTAAATGTAGTGATAATCAAATATGATAGTTTATTCaattaatgttaaattattgacatatttaaacgattattatccattataatatactaattaataattaatatttattattacaaatacttgttttatatatagaaacttaTGTTtacaagtatattttattgtctctttatacatatttaatctctttatatacatttaatatattatataaataaaaaagaagaattattactgggatatatttaataatttgtttttacttttttttaaccaaTAAGATATCTgcctttttttagaaaattgcTGTTGTATTATAGTTATCAATTCAATTATCCATTTAACATCTGGATTAGCCTGTTTGCCAATAtatctgaaaaaatattaatactcCAATTATCTACAAGTAActacacatataaaaatataatttttattgacatATTACTTACTTTATATATCGTGTTACAAGCACAGCAATAAAGCTTGCCCAACTTTCAACTTGATTAGGAAATTGAAATACTACCTTTTGAACACTTCTCAATGCATGAGTGATATTTTCAGTAGTTAAAACACTTAATGCAGATGCACAGGctacatatacaatattattagaaGATGACCTTCCTTCTAAATATAATGCTTTTCCTGCGCATTTACGGAAAGTCATTAAatctatttcaaataaaactcTAGCAAGATTTACCCAGGAATTCACATCatctaaaattttatacattattatatatattattatatatattattttttatttgattttttaaatatttaaaaatattaaaacaatatttacttGGGTACGTAAAAGCTATCTTTGATAAAACGTTGATAGCATCGACTACGTTATTCTGGACAAGGCTTGAATAAGCAGACAAAGCAGTAATGTGATGTCTATActctatatcatttttatacgattttaattcattcaGCACTAGAGCAGTTAAATTCAGGTCTCCATGTAATATACCCAACGAGGCAGCTGCTAAAAAACCAGCTATCATAGGTGGCTGAATCAATATACACTGGAAGAGTAAAGTTTTAACATCGTCTACTCCTTGAAAAATATGAGCCATGGCTGCCATAGCACATAACGTATTTGCTTTATCTGATTCTTCTATGGCAAACCAATGAAGAGCTGCTTCATAAGTAGTATATGATTCTTCATATCGTTTTGctgtaattttacaaataaataaattgtgattatatattttaaaaactatgaatatatattttaaaaaaagaacaaaattatactTACCTTTAAAGAAACATAAAGCTAAATGACATTGTGAATTGAAGGTACTATTATTTACACTTTTACATAACTGAATAGCTTCTTCATATTTGTTAAGACGTATAAAAATTCGCGtcaaatttatacaaataaaatctttctgTTCTTCGTTACATTCTTGTAACGCTTTAGTAAATTGTTCTGCTGCcgataaatacaatttttgtcTTTCCAACAATAATCCATATGTGTTGAGTGCATATGCATTATTCGGATTATGCTctataaattatcataaaaagtCTTtcgtattaaacaaaattaataattaataatcttataattaaattctaatgactataaatttaataattaccaACCTATGTACCAAGTAAGCATATCTGTTGCTACTGATACAGCATGCATATTTTCAAtggtataaatatacaaaggGTCTGATTTATTAGTATCAACATCTAACAATAATGTCAGTACCCCATGGGAATACCCTAAACATGCTTCATTATGATATCCTAATTGTGCCGAATGTCTAAATAAATCCACTGCTTCGCGACACTTCATTTTTTCTGCAATTATGGCTTGTCCAACCCAACTATTCATATGTGCTGGATCTGCTCGTTGGGCACGAGAAAATGCTTCATTTGCTTTGTACATATCTCCTATaatgaacaaataattattttataaaataatttataatacaaatatttaataattttgtatatttatgtgtatgtatatttatttatttttaccaatatataaatataaaattcctAAATTACACCATACTAGAGCATTGTTAGATTCTCTGCTAATTGACATAACATAAGAATGCTGTGCTAatgcataattttttatttccgaaGTCATACAAATAATTGCTAAAATATTCCAATGTAACCATGATGTTGGGCATAATTTTACAGCATATTTAGCAGCTGAAAGACTTTTAATTGCAATATCTTTGCGGTCGATGGAAGGATTTAAGAGCAATTGAGCATAGTAACAGCAAGCTAGATCATGCCATAATAATGCAgaatcttttgaaaaagatagCGCACGACAATAACatctgaaattaaaaattgcataaatatacggaattatcgaatattatatatactacgtgttatttttaaattgtatactgcttaacatataataaatattttacattagtattattaaaatttgaagatttaatcaaaatataaaacaattctGTACCTTGTTGacaatagaaataaatcttcccttctaataataatatatttttcggtACATTTACGATTCATTAAAAAAGGCATAACTTGAAGGTAACTATATTTTTCTGACATTACTGCACTTCGATAACATACATCTCCAAGTAACTTCCAAATGCAAGACAATTTAGAGTTATTCAAAACAGCATCCGTTAAACATTCAATTGCTTGTTGAAAATTATCTCTAGCACGTCCTAAGAATTGgttagaaatatctttttttgctaAACCTAAACATGTCTCTGCAAGACCCTTCAAAGCaggtatataatatgattCATTGttcaatatttgtttaaaatctTCTTTAGCCTCTTCAAGTTCACCTATGATCtatagtaaaaaatttcttataaacaatatatctatataataataataatgcgttCACAGTAAGAAAAGTgcatgttattatatataattgttataatattatatataattatataattgtctAGACAAGGATAAAGTGTGTAAAgcttgataataaaatataaaaattttaaatcattaatacatattaaacattaacatattaatactctttaaaattacaaaatcatACTCACCAATTTAATATTTGCGACTTGTATCATAGAATATAAAGACCCAGGGCATAAATCTAATGCTCGTTGATAAGATTTTAAAGCTGATTTATAAGCACCTCGTGACCAATACGCGTCTGCTAAAGATTCCCAGCCATGActgaataaagtaaaaattgaaattaagtgtttaataaaagtaaatgaacATGTATTGTTTAGTTATTAATACTATACTTGTCACTGGGATCAGCTCTAATGACATGTTGTAATGCTTTAATAGCTTCAGTTGCATCTCctttatctaaataatataaacccAATTGTAACCATGCCCATTTAGGACCACTGCTGTAGGCAGTTAATTTCCGCAACAATTGTATGTTAGCATCCTGtaaataagaaacattttcatttataaattgctattatatatttaatcaacaTAGTTTCTTCcatatttaacataaatattatacatacactaTTTTTAAGTAATCTCAATGTTGTACTTAAACCAATGCCAGCTTGTTCTGAATTAGGATTAATCTGTAATGCTGTTTGGTAGCATTTTCTTGATCGTTCTATGTCTTTACAATGTTCATGATAATAATGTCCAAGATAAACTAAAGATTCCCAATTATAACGATCTGCTTGTACACTATTTAAGAAAGCCATCAAACTATGATTATAATCTGCCATCTCCCAATATATTTTACCAAGCAGCGACCAACTTTCTGAAGTTTCTAGAGCAGATCCAAGAACATCTGCAGCCTCTTCTAAATGTTTAtgattttttagaaataatgcTCGTAAAATGACAGCTTCAACTCTTGTTTCAGGCTTCGATTCCAAGTTACTTAATTCATCaagaattttatcattatttaataacacaTTGACTCGTGCAAGAATAAGGTTTATTTGCACTGAAGATTCCTCTGCTAAAAtctatttttgattaatatagTTAATATATGTCATTGAATAATGAAATCAAAAGAATGTTATAGATTCAATACATTCAATATATttgatgtataaataaaaagtaatcaaataaataaacaaataaaaatatttgtagcATAATGTATGTAAACAAGTATTTACTCATgcaatttaaaacaaattaaaaataaatcttacttctttacataatttttcagCCAATTTCCACTTTTCTATATTGTTGCTTCTACTAAGTGActcaattaataatacttgAATACTATACCACATAATAGATTTATGAGTTATAAGATTTAATGCTTCTGTTGTGGCATTTTCTATATCTTCCCAACAATATAATTTCCTATTTACTTTGCTCAACATAACATATCCATAAAATGATTGTGgttttattaaaactaattgatttaaaatttcaCGTGATTTGATCAAATTACCACATGTATCTAAATGTATTGCTTCAGCTAGAATACCAGCTTCAGATTCATTGTCAAGTTTTCTAAGTGATTCATAAAACggaacaatattaatatctacaGTCctcttattatatatgttttccTCATAATAAACTTTACATATCCattctaaaataatagaatagaagataattaaattaaatatatatatatatatatatatacaatttataaatatctcttaacattaacaaatttataaatatctgttAGCTATGATTTTCCAATTAATAACATACCAAGAGGGCAAATATCTTGTACAAATTCCTTGTGCATTTGTGTAGCTTCttgtaataatgtaattattttattagatgtatataaaagttttaaatacTTTCTATAATAATCTTGTCTGTTAACCACactaatatcttttatcaCATTTGCTAGAACATCTtctaatatatctttaaattgGAGTACATTATCAAATTGTTCTGTTAAAACAAATGCTAAAGTTTTATTGATTAAACTTTGCTTTTCTGCATTAACTTTTTCACGTAAACAACTTAATGTTTCAATGCcttgatttaaatttaaactaTCTTTCTTACGTAAGAGAAGGTCAGCAACTTTTTCTAGATTGAATAAAGCTTTGGACATGTCACtgaaagtaaatttataatatttatataaaactaagatcaagaaatattatcattatataagtTATGTTAATAAATTAGTTATACCTGTCTAATTCTAAAAGTTTACAATAACCTTCAATCAGTTGATTTAGCACATTACAATTATTCTCCGATTCCTTTTCATAATATGTTACTAATCCTTGCCAAGCTAATGGATTATCTGGTTGTATATCAATTGCTTTTTGAAAAGCTGCTGGAGTGTAAGATTTGTATTCTTCTACTTCAAGCATAGAAGCACCTAATAAGATAAGTGCTACATAATtgttcttatccttttttaatattttattgcatttCTTTATTGCTTCTGAATActcatttcgtttatataactCTCGTACTTCTTTTAATACTGCTTTACTTTCAcctgacatttttatttaagtcgaagaataattacattcttttatgaaaaatattactgaAAGGACCTGTAcctgtataaaaaaaataactgattataaaataaataataaaaatcacacatatatatatcaatagcAATTTATACGATAGCCAATGCTGCCAACCATTATCTATTTGataatatgtttaaaaattgtgttgtataaaattaattaaaattataattatacattttgttttatatattaattaatatttattagtataATCATTAGAAGCAGAAATATACTGACTTTGttatattctaaaataaaagttaaagcAACATAGAGATTTATgatttccttcgttttctaaCAATGTGTGATAGTTATATAGGGTGTTCCCTTATTAAGTGGCTAAACTTGAAATATGATTTTAGGACTTCGAAACAAGAAGAATTTTCCTCTAGAAATGTTTCATTCGAGAGATATTAACTTCCacagattttattattagtaataaataattttgaaataattttgatttactCTATtgctttaaataataaaaatttaattatacaatattttattatatataaatatatcatatcgGCATATTCACTAGATAAATGAAAGCATGATTGTCCAGTTTATTCCACGAAAGCATTCAATGAACTAACAATTATTTGACACAAATGAACGGAACTTAATTTAAATTGCAAACCCAAGCctttttcaaaacaaaaaagacatccaatattattcattcataaaattaatatctcttGAAGGAAGCATTTGCAAACATaagtccaaaaaaaaaaatttttctcgttttttagTCCtagattcattattttaagtCTGGTTATTTAACTCGAgtacaccctgtatatatctatctatctatatatccagaaagaaaagaaaaggagatatttatgaaaatataaagaacagTACAACATAAccttaattcaaatatttcggAATTGCGAAATGCCTCGTCTACCGTTACATCCTTCCTCGGGTACAGGAATAATaactaaatttaaaaaatctattcgATTTGTCCGATATGGTTGTACAAACAGACCCTTTTATCATATTGTTGTTATGGATGTAAGTtatcaatcaattaatatttttattttatctttaagttgaaaatcaaaataatgattaatattttaataattattaaaatataagagatattcacataaatttctaattatttttattaaagatactgttttataaaaattatacatgtaattattttacatatacttCTGCTatcttcaaatataataaattatactatttCCAGACAAAACTGGAGCAACGTAAGGCTCCTATCGAACAACTAGGTTCTTACGACCCAATTCCAAATaagtataatgaaaaattagtttcatttaattttgaaagaatacAATATTGGCTTGGACAGCAAGTATCTGTCTCTAAACCAGTTGCCGAGTTATTAGGACTAGCTGGTTTCTTCCCCATTCATCCAAGGACTTATATGAAAGCGTGGAGAAACCGAAAAGCTAGAGAAAACTCTAAagtaaatgaagaagaaaaacaagcagttactaattaaattatttcttattttttatatgtattgtaaataataagtaatatgaataaaaataagcaattaaaaatgtttaatattttaaaaaattagataaagaaattgtacacataaatataattgcatttagaatattagtatattataatctaataaaattattaatgaaaatgaaaataatatataattaataatttaaagaaaataattaaaatttctaatcttttttatatttttatatattgtttaaaatgaatatttttgacGTTATTGAATATAcaggtacatatataatccaataaaaatcaaaatttatatgcatttaagattcaaaaataattaatattaaaataaaatatcttatgtAACGTATCTTATTATCTATGTAAATTTTTGTAAggataaaataagtaaaagaaaaaaaatcttcccCAGGTGAGGCTCGAACTCACAACCCCGGCATTGCTCACAGAGTAACTGTCTTATAAGTACCGTGCGCTAACCGATTGCGCCACTGGGGACGTGTGGTTTGAGTtttcttattacattttatataataccatatattaaaattattgttaattcataattaaaaaccttcatgataatttatattgttctTCTTATTGATACATTACATACAAAATGACAAATGCTGTCAAAttagtgattttaaaaatctaaaataaaaagtacattTGATAGTGTATTATCGTCAAATTCAGttgtaacgataataataatcttgaattaatttacataatatcgttaataaaatatcaaaatcattataaatttcagTATAAcattatcttattaaattttataattgattttattctcatataaattaataatacagtTATAAGAACAGTGTAATTGATAgttaatcgtaaaatattttattagatttatcttaacatttttgcatttttatgaAGTGCAAATTTTTGTGCATATACAcagtattcattttttaatccgtttttattatatgtaaatttttaatatataaatttatacaatagACTAATGTGAATAAGGGATATCGGAAGACAGTGAAAACATAATTactgattattatattataaaagtttacaataatttataaaatatgtattgatACAATTCTTCTTGATACAAAACGTATTGAttatcattcttattatttattaatacatttaattctacttttacataattcttttttacataattttaaaataatatagtttagaaagtaaaaacaataatatttttcataatatattttaatttaacacgATTCAAATAAAGTTTACTTTAAAAATTGTTGTTTAAATTCAATTCTGTTAAAAAGCACATTtccattataaataaaatttcctaGAAcggtacatatatacttgaacttgaattttaaagaaccctcttaattttttaatccttcGTCTGAATTGcgtctttttatatattgtgtaaGGGCCAAAAGATTAGAATAAAGCATCGTTTCTTTTAGACTTCAGGTCTTAATATGATTTGTTTATGATTGAATTGTTTATGAAAGTTATGATGaagttatatagatatatattaatttttgaagtTTTATGCacataatatcaaattaataaaattaaatagttttattcatattttcatattttttatttgaaaataatttactatttGTATAGGATTTTTACATTGGAactattcttctatttttctatacacgtatttttcttttacacgtttttcatttatatggaTTGTTCAGGAACAAATTTATCatgtaaaaagagaattatgtttatatatatatatatatatacacatatatatatacacacatatatatacatacatacatacatatatatatatatatatatatacatatatttaaacattgaatatttcatttatttttatcttcataaGCATCAATAGCACTACATAATTGTGCCCATAGTTCAATcagatctttcttctttagatTCAACTTGCAAAATTGCTTAAGTAATGAAGTATTTGCTTCAACAAATTCCATGCCTGTTATTCAAcaaaataattgcaaataaagaaaaaagtatatgctattaaaaatataaattgaaaaactaTATCACTACCAAATTCTGTAgcatttattgtaaaataatgcTCTATATGACAGGTTTTCtcaaaa is a genomic window containing:
- the LOC122634346 gene encoding tyrosine-protein kinase hopscotch, with the protein product MDINRLVIISVVTDEKELNISYTVGWSIEDLCIKICKIFGIGPVARHLFALRNHATKLWYPANYKLENKEKSKFDFRLRFKPASLQTLKRIDERAYDYYFQQARSDVMENKVPDIVYERHKRELIGLGVSDMYRVMLEKRIPREIVESEYKKYIPKECIKRHAFFIKKPIHNALGRISGHDASYVKEQYLKQFECMAPNYPYEEYKALMDKGIPNPPSKVVLRVNVDEVKYCETESGAWNQLCAIEDLCFISIRQDNTVEVSRKNGIPSYLKFPTSNLLMSFVSALDGYYRLAIKWTFNLCRDVTTPSLERLHKLKCHGPVGREFAYGKLEEKRANRPGSYILRESETEYNVYYFDSCGKDGNLMSQRIEELAVNEFVIQNNIERYKSLGHLICSFQDPESQPYLLECLPPSEYDKSPLLICAPENVGNEVAADEEIVASLLESGPRCVPRDQLQIYKVFSKSSESLNVQQPATRLHRAMWRVTKGKKLEVAIKILKEEEWCSTKEFLELAGKWGQLRSGALVRLYGLTVTPAIGMLLELVRLGPLDAYLRSTSPQTIKTVDMVEAAACLANALWHLEENGVIHGNIRCKKLLVHAHTDNSFIVKLADPGLFIYTDKDVHWLPPEFYSNPEIAKCNFQTDIWAVSTTVWQIFSRGAEPPTYHDLNIVKKYYESGKRLPIPSSCPAEVYKLMLECWGESNGIRKQPQAIMRDINQILYQVYNSRRTHAYATAFPKLFSDSDHIHEDDSDTIDDKSINSESHASSLITDRTSLPWDDIDDNTKELININESYTGSAEELSNYLSWLKSTARDIESCNDRTMAGVINCSDRTTHALRITHDGSIGDVSIVNNNCSSVSDDGTRMQNIFELNADCYIILQGRIGQGFYGEVYKGILERDGGKDIEPQQVAVKKLKTRALEADLRDFEREISIMKTLKHPNVVEILGVISEPEVCLVMEFVKHGSLQSYLALHRQTLTHKKLLGFALDIATGMDYLGHKSIVHRDLAARNILVADESKVKISDFGLAQVTGKNDYYILQTNRDLPIKWYAPESLRDGKFSPRSDVWSFGVTMYETFGLGKDPKLPGVGSDVRDKSANEISDSEIGIEEGSAELLAALERGSRLPCPPTCPQQIYVKLMYPCWHLHSHKRPDFASLCRDIRELLNHY
- the LOC122634350 gene encoding tetratricopeptide repeat protein 37 — protein: MSGESKAVLKEVRELYKRNEYSEAIKKCNKILKKDKNNYVALILLGASMLEVEEYKSYTPAAFQKAIDIQPDNPLAWQGLVTYYEKESENNCNVLNQLIEGYCKLLELDSDMSKALFNLEKVADLLLRKKDSLNLNQGIETLSCLREKVNAEKQSLINKTLAFVLTEQFDNVLQFKDILEDVLANVIKDISVVNRQDYYRKYLKLLYTSNKIITLLQEATQMHKEFVQDICPLEWICKVYYEENIYNKRTVDINIVPFYESLRKLDNESEAGILAEAIHLDTCGNLIKSREILNQLVLIKPQSFYGYVMLSKVNRKLYCWEDIENATTEALNLITHKSIMWYSIQVLLIESLSRSNNIEKWKLAEKLCKEILAEESSVQINLILARVNVLLNNDKILDELSNLESKPETRVEAVILRALFLKNHKHLEEAADVLGSALETSESWSLLGKIYWEMADYNHSLMAFLNSVQADRYNWESLVYLGHYYHEHCKDIERSRKCYQTALQINPNSEQAGIGLSTTLRLLKNSDANIQLLRKLTAYSSGPKWAWLQLGLYYLDKGDATEAIKALQHVIRADPSDNHGWESLADAYWSRGAYKSALKSYQRALDLCPGSLYSMIQVANIKLIIGELEEAKEDFKQILNNESYYIPALKGLAETCLGLAKKDISNQFLGRARDNFQQAIECLTDAVLNNSKLSCIWKLLGDVCYRSAVMSEKYSYLQVMPFLMNRKCTEKYIIIRREDLFLLSTRCYCRALSFSKDSALLWHDLACCYYAQLLLNPSIDRKDIAIKSLSAAKYAVKLCPTSWLHWNILAIICMTSEIKNYALAQHSYVMSISRESNNALVWCNLGILYLYIGDMYKANEAFSRAQRADPAHMNSWVGQAIIAEKMKCREAVDLFRHSAQLGYHNEACLGYSHGVLTLLLDVDTNKSDPLYIYTIENMHAVSVATDMLTWYIEHNPNNAYALNTYGLLLERQKLYLSAAEQFTKALQECNEEQKDFICINLTRIFIRLNKYEEAIQLCKSVNNSTFNSQCHLALCFFKAKRYEESYTTYEAALHWFAIEESDKANTLCAMAAMAHIFQGVDDVKTLLFQCILIQPPMIAGFLAAASLGILHGDLNLTALVLNELKSYKNDIEYRHHITALSAYSSLVQNNVVDAINVLSKIAFTYPNDVNSWVNLARVLFEIDLMTFRKCAGKALYLEGRSSSNNIVYVACASALSVLTTENITHALRSVQKVVFQFPNQVESWASFIAVLVTRYIKYIGKQANPDVKWIIELITIIQQQFSKKRQISYWLKKSKNKLLNISQ
- the LOC122634028 gene encoding probable 28S ribosomal protein S16, mitochondrial, with the translated sequence MPRLPLHPSSGTGIITKFKKSIRFVRYGCTNRPFYHIVVMDTKLEQRKAPIEQLGSYDPIPNKYNEKLVSFNFERIQYWLGQQVSVSKPVAELLGLAGFFPIHPRTYMKAWRNRKARENSKVNEEEKQAVTN